The proteins below are encoded in one region of Micromonospora yangpuensis:
- a CDS encoding PhzA/PhzB family protein has protein sequence MTTETQLPGFTDQVDLRARNRATVTDYMSRMGENRLTRYLLFTEDGSAGLWTTDTGQPVASQGHELLRAHGEWSLRMFPDWEWTNVEIFETQDPNRFWVECDGEGQILYPAYPPGYYRNHFIHSFELDNGKIRRQREFMNPFQQLRALGIEVPTIDRGGIPT, from the coding sequence TTGACGACCGAGACCCAGCTTCCGGGATTCACCGACCAAGTGGACCTGCGTGCCCGCAACCGCGCGACCGTCACCGACTACATGAGTCGCATGGGCGAGAACCGGCTGACCCGCTACCTGCTGTTCACCGAGGACGGCAGCGCCGGCCTGTGGACCACCGACACCGGGCAGCCGGTCGCCTCACAGGGCCACGAACTGCTCCGGGCGCACGGCGAGTGGTCGCTGCGGATGTTCCCCGACTGGGAGTGGACGAACGTCGAGATCTTCGAGACGCAGGACCCGAACCGGTTCTGGGTCGAGTGCGACGGCGAGGGTCAGATCCTCTATCCGGCGTACCCGCCCGGGTACTACCGCAACCACTTCATCCACTCGTTCGAGTTGGACAATGGCAAGATCCGCCGCCAGCGGGAATTCATGAACCCGTTCCAGCAGCTCCGGGCGCTGGGCATCGAGGTGCCGACGATCGACCGCGGCGGAATCCCCACCTAG